A window from Streptomyces sp. NBC_00271 encodes these proteins:
- a CDS encoding nitroreductase, which produces MNVYEAVTSRRAVRGFTDRPVPREVLERVLSGAAWTPSGSNLQPWHTYVLTGGPLAELKKRAGERLAVGDPWDEPEYEQYPPALKSPYRERRSAFGEQRYGALGIAREDMEARQRAASANWDCFGAPAALFCYIDRDLGPAQWSDVGMYLQTVMLLLRAEGLHSCAQMAWAKYRKTVAEVLSPPDELVLFCGMSIGFEDVTVGYTRTGRAPLDETVTFVGDY; this is translated from the coding sequence GTGAACGTCTACGAGGCGGTCACGAGCCGGCGGGCGGTACGCGGATTCACCGACCGGCCCGTCCCGAGGGAGGTGCTGGAGCGGGTGCTGTCCGGCGCGGCCTGGACACCGTCCGGATCGAACCTCCAGCCGTGGCACACCTACGTGCTGACCGGCGGACCGCTGGCCGAACTCAAGAAGCGCGCCGGCGAGCGCCTGGCCGTGGGCGACCCCTGGGACGAGCCGGAGTACGAGCAGTACCCGCCCGCACTGAAGTCCCCGTACCGCGAACGCCGATCCGCCTTCGGCGAGCAGCGCTACGGCGCACTCGGCATTGCGCGCGAGGACATGGAGGCGCGCCAGAGGGCCGCTTCCGCGAACTGGGACTGTTTCGGCGCCCCCGCCGCCCTGTTCTGCTACATCGACCGCGACCTGGGCCCGGCCCAATGGTCCGACGTCGGCATGTATCTGCAGACCGTCATGCTGCTGCTGCGCGCCGAAGGGCTGCACAGCTGCGCGCAGATGGCATGGGCGAAGTACCGCAAGACCGTCGCGGAGGTCCTGTCACCCCCGGACGAGCTCGTCCTCTTCTGCGGCATGTCGATCGGGTTCGAGGACGTCACGGTGGGATACACCCGTACGGGCCGGGCGCCGCTCGACGAGACGGTCACGTTCGTCGGTGACTACTGA